One window from the genome of Pseudomonadota bacterium encodes:
- the bamD gene encoding outer membrane protein assembly factor BamD: MNISGKITAGFMVAVVLLTMAGCAGKDGKEVPAEDLAREGLELFDRGKYYKALQTFDIIKDRFPFSRFSLLAELKSADCKFYMEEYEEAQGLYEEFEKNHPTNEAIPYVIFQTGRCQYTKIDTVDRDTSGAHKAIEIFTRLIKTYPKSSYVVEAKALIKKSTEFLGEHELYVANWYLKTEQPEQARIRIEYLLDHYPETFAAAEANRMLALLEKEPGKEPVKK; this comes from the coding sequence ATGAATATTTCCGGCAAAATTACGGCGGGTTTCATGGTGGCAGTGGTTCTGCTCACCATGGCCGGTTGTGCGGGAAAGGACGGTAAGGAAGTCCCTGCCGAGGATTTGGCCCGTGAAGGTCTCGAGCTGTTTGACCGGGGCAAGTATTACAAGGCCCTGCAGACATTTGATATCATCAAGGACCGTTTCCCGTTCAGCCGTTTCTCCCTGCTGGCCGAGCTGAAATCCGCCGACTGCAAGTTTTATATGGAAGAATATGAAGAGGCGCAGGGTCTCTATGAGGAATTTGAAAAAAACCATCCGACCAATGAGGCTATTCCCTACGTTATCTTTCAAACCGGGCGGTGCCAGTACACCAAGATTGATACCGTCGATCGCGATACCTCCGGCGCCCACAAGGCGATAGAAATCTTTACCCGGCTGATCAAAACGTATCCTAAATCCTCCTATGTCGTTGAAGCAAAAGCCCTGATCAAGAAAAGTACGGAGTTCCTTGGCGAACACGAATTGTACGTGGCCAACTGGTATCTGAAAACAGAACAGCCCGAACAGGCGAGGATCAGGATTGAATATCTTCTGGATCACTATCCCGAAACCTTTGCTGCCGCAGAAGCCAACAGGATGCTGGCGCTGCTCGAAAAGGAACCGGGCAAGGAACCTGTTAAGAAGTAG